One Neisseria sicca genomic region harbors:
- the trpC gene encoding indole-3-glycerol phosphate synthase TrpC, producing the protein MTDILNKILATKAQEVAAQKAAVPLAEVKARLRDAEPVRDFFASIRNKHAQNLPAIIAEIKKASPSKGLIRPDFHPADIARAYERAGAACLSVLTDEVYFQGSPEYLKQARSAVSLPVLRKDFIIDDYQIYQARTWGADAILLIAAALDAAQLAHFEAVAHDLGLTVLLELHDQSELEKCRSMTTPLWGVNNRNLRTFEVTLQQTLDLLPELSGKTVVTESGIRNKDDVDFMRGHGVHTFLIGETFMRAADIEAEVRKLF; encoded by the coding sequence ATGACCGATATCCTCAATAAAATCCTTGCCACCAAGGCTCAAGAAGTTGCCGCACAAAAAGCGGCAGTGCCGCTTGCGGAAGTCAAAGCGCGGTTGCGCGATGCCGAACCCGTGCGTGACTTTTTTGCTTCCATCCGCAATAAACACGCCCAAAACTTGCCTGCCATTATCGCGGAAATCAAAAAAGCCAGCCCCAGCAAAGGGCTGATACGGCCTGATTTTCACCCTGCGGATATTGCGCGCGCGTATGAACGCGCAGGGGCGGCTTGTTTGTCTGTGTTGACCGACGAAGTGTATTTCCAAGGTTCGCCCGAGTATTTGAAACAGGCGCGTTCTGCGGTCAGCCTGCCGGTGTTGCGCAAGGATTTCATCATCGACGACTATCAGATTTATCAGGCGCGCACATGGGGCGCAGATGCGATTTTATTGATTGCGGCGGCCTTGGATGCCGCGCAGTTGGCGCATTTTGAAGCCGTTGCCCACGATTTGGGCTTGACCGTGCTGCTGGAATTGCACGACCAATCCGAATTGGAAAAATGCCGCAGTATGACCACGCCGCTTTGGGGCGTGAACAACCGCAATCTGCGGACTTTTGAAGTCACGCTCCAGCAAACTTTAGACCTGCTTCCCGAGCTGTCGGGTAAAACGGTCGTCACGGAAAGCGGTATCCGAAACAAAGACGATGTGGACTTTATGCGCGGACATGGCGT